Proteins found in one Erwinia sp. SLM-02 genomic segment:
- a CDS encoding YdgH/BhsA/McbA-like domain containing protein codes for MKSIKTFVAVSALALVSFGSMAQNVTATASTLDAAEASIAAQAKQSGATYKITGARVDNHAYVTAELIK; via the coding sequence ATGAAATCTATCAAAACTTTCGTTGCAGTATCCGCCCTGGCTCTGGTTTCTTTCGGCAGCATGGCGCAGAACGTTACCGCTACCGCCTCCACGCTGGATGCCGCAGAAGCCAGTATTGCAGCCCAGGCAAAACAGAGTGGCGCAACGTATAAAATTACCGGTGCCCGCGTTGATAATCACGCCTACGTTACCGCAGAACTGATTAAATAA
- a CDS encoding helix-turn-helix domain-containing protein — protein sequence MHIASSARESLNRTAQDPGRGIKSVVQDIIPWIEDNLDDERIRVSTVTRKSGYGHSHFQRVFRKQTGYNLAEYIRTRRLIRAAQSLLFTNKDIMQIAFDNGFTSQQTFSRTFRRYLNVPPAAFRKKHAPRSLPRENSQVIFAWRCLSGEEQ from the coding sequence ATGCATATCGCCAGTTCTGCACGCGAATCCCTGAACCGGACAGCGCAGGATCCGGGAAGGGGAATAAAATCGGTTGTGCAGGATATCATCCCGTGGATTGAAGATAATCTTGATGACGAACGCATCAGGGTCAGCACGGTCACGCGCAAAAGCGGTTACGGGCATTCCCACTTCCAGCGCGTGTTCAGAAAACAAACGGGCTACAATCTGGCCGAATATATTCGCACCCGGCGGTTGATCAGGGCGGCACAGTCGCTGCTGTTTACGAATAAAGACATCATGCAAATCGCGTTTGATAACGGCTTTACCAGCCAGCAGACCTTCTCACGGACGTTTCGCCGCTATCTGAACGTGCCGCCCGCCGCATTCAGAAAAAAGCACGCCCCCCGATCGCTACCCCGTGAAAACAGCCAGGTGATCTTTGCCTGGCGCTGCCTGTCCGGAGAGGAACAATGA
- a CDS encoding porin: protein MSIRPLTLLASCFLLSAPGFAAEIYNRDGNRLDLSGLISGLRYLSDNKSEDGDQSYMRFGFKGETQISPLLSGYGQWQTQVDMNQPENSGASMYTRLGFAGIRLGDYGSLDYGRNIGVLYDALSLTDMQPEFDAQTYNTDQFMFRRGNGLATYRNSNFFGLVDGLNVTLQYQGRNDGGGEPGSRGALRQNGNGYGMSVAWEFAGDFKAVGAFTQSRRTGAQNNAGGGIMGQGDRAEAYSGAIKYDANGLYLAAMYTRAYNASRFGSASGDGAYGYANQSDIVELFAQYSFDSGLVPFIAYSQARASDLGRAASGQTFGSQDLVRFVDFGASWLFNRNMQTYVDYKLNLIDNSDFSQAAGVSTDDVLAVGLVYQF, encoded by the coding sequence ATGAGCATTCGCCCGCTGACGCTGCTGGCGTCCTGTTTCCTGCTCTCCGCGCCGGGTTTCGCGGCTGAAATCTACAACCGCGACGGAAACCGGCTGGATCTGTCCGGGCTGATCTCCGGCCTGCGCTACCTGAGTGACAATAAAAGCGAGGACGGCGACCAGTCCTACATGCGCTTCGGCTTTAAGGGAGAAACGCAGATCTCGCCCCTGCTGAGCGGCTACGGGCAGTGGCAGACCCAGGTCGATATGAATCAGCCCGAAAACAGCGGGGCTTCGATGTATACCCGTCTGGGCTTTGCCGGCATCAGACTGGGTGACTACGGTTCACTGGATTACGGACGCAATATCGGTGTGCTGTATGACGCACTGAGCCTGACCGATATGCAGCCGGAATTTGATGCGCAGACCTATAACACCGATCAGTTTATGTTTCGCCGCGGCAATGGCCTGGCGACGTACCGCAACAGCAACTTCTTTGGCCTGGTGGACGGCCTGAACGTCACGCTCCAGTATCAGGGCAGGAACGACGGCGGCGGCGAACCCGGCTCCCGCGGTGCGCTGCGCCAGAACGGTAACGGCTACGGGATGTCGGTGGCCTGGGAATTTGCCGGTGATTTTAAAGCGGTTGGCGCGTTTACCCAGTCCCGGCGTACCGGTGCGCAGAATAATGCCGGCGGCGGGATAATGGGGCAGGGCGATCGGGCAGAAGCGTATTCCGGCGCGATAAAATATGACGCGAACGGGCTGTATCTCGCGGCGATGTACACCCGGGCGTATAACGCCTCACGCTTTGGTTCGGCTTCAGGGGACGGGGCGTATGGCTATGCCAATCAGTCAGACATTGTCGAACTGTTTGCCCAGTACAGCTTCGATTCCGGGCTGGTGCCGTTTATCGCCTATAGCCAGGCGCGCGCCAGCGACCTCGGCCGTGCCGCCAGCGGCCAGACTTTCGGCAGTCAGGATCTGGTGCGGTTTGTCGATTTCGGTGCATCCTGGCTGTTTAACCGCAATATGCAAACCTACGTTGATTACAAACTTAACCTGATCGATAACAGCGACTTCAGCCAGGCCGCAGGCGTGTCGACGGATGATGTGCTGGCGGTCGGGCTGGTTTATCAGTTTTAA
- a CDS encoding response regulator transcription factor, with amino-acid sequence MNHTVYLVDDDVSVITALTNLLKSEDYIVAPFTSPQSFLAASLSSGPCCLIVDINMPGADGFDVTRALSERGDAIPTIFLTGFGTIPITVKAMKAGACEFLTKPVDPDHLLQAVAEALRLSEAGMETAREKRVLTERHQSLTPRESEVMLLAIGGLQNKQIAAEMGVSEITAKVHKRRVMEKMQVRSLSDLVRAAERLSMVKSASR; translated from the coding sequence ATGAATCACACCGTTTATCTTGTTGATGATGATGTATCAGTGATTACCGCACTGACCAACCTGCTTAAATCCGAAGATTATATTGTCGCTCCGTTTACCTCTCCTCAGTCTTTCCTGGCGGCGTCACTCTCTTCCGGCCCGTGCTGTCTGATTGTGGATATCAACATGCCCGGCGCTGACGGCTTTGATGTCACCCGCGCGCTCAGCGAGCGCGGCGACGCGATCCCGACCATTTTTCTGACCGGCTTTGGCACCATTCCGATTACGGTCAAAGCGATGAAGGCCGGTGCCTGCGAGTTTTTAACCAAGCCGGTCGATCCCGATCATCTGCTGCAGGCCGTGGCGGAAGCACTCAGGCTGTCCGAAGCGGGCATGGAAACCGCCCGGGAGAAGCGGGTGTTGACCGAGCGGCACCAGTCGCTGACGCCGCGCGAAAGCGAGGTGATGCTGCTGGCGATTGGGGGGTTGCAGAATAAACAGATTGCCGCCGAGATGGGCGTCAGTGAGATCACCGCCAAGGTGCATAAGCGCCGGGTGATGGAAAAAATGCAGGTGCGTTCGCTGTCGGACCTGGTCAGGGCCGCCGAGCGGCTCAGCATGGTCAAATCGGCCAGCCGCTAA